The following are encoded together in the Elusimicrobiota bacterium genome:
- a CDS encoding saccharopine dehydrogenase NADP-binding domain-containing protein yields the protein MKPRGFTVAVLGAFGQMAEAALHDLAANPRVSRVLAADLSIERSTGVLSKIAQRKKIKAIPLDLTRIEGASRKLAGAACILNAAWYEHNIKAMDLALALKAHYVDLGGLYHTTIKQLRRAEEFRKAKLLGILGCGSTPGITNLMAAGLSEGFDTIETVGIYDASHDPALSQNRFLPPFSIRTMLAEYEAPAPVWSNGKLREIPAHGNSEELEFRAPIGRVSAGAVIHSEVGTLPAFFKGKGLKNLAFKIAYPQKLKQQLELLSGLGLSSKEPIQVNASRVSPQDFMTALAQTALHGPSANPQDFEILRVAMSGTRSGKPLRITWDCEIRPSRTLSAGAMGVGFSAAIAADLILRGETLLPWGVAAPEGTLSPKGFFRELKARKVFSLREMMEHPLTL from the coding sequence GTGAAGCCTCGGGGCTTCACCGTCGCAGTACTGGGCGCTTTCGGCCAAATGGCCGAGGCGGCCCTCCACGACCTGGCGGCCAATCCCCGGGTCTCGCGCGTTTTGGCGGCGGACCTGAGCATCGAGAGAAGTACTGGTGTGCTCTCCAAGATCGCCCAAAGAAAAAAAATAAAGGCGATCCCTCTCGACCTCACCCGCATTGAGGGCGCATCCCGAAAACTCGCGGGCGCGGCATGCATCCTCAATGCCGCATGGTACGAGCACAACATCAAGGCCATGGACCTGGCCCTGGCGCTGAAGGCCCATTACGTAGATTTGGGCGGACTGTACCACACGACGATCAAGCAACTACGGCGAGCCGAGGAGTTCCGCAAAGCGAAACTCCTCGGAATACTAGGATGTGGTTCGACACCTGGGATTACGAATCTCATGGCGGCGGGACTTTCCGAGGGCTTCGACACGATCGAAACCGTGGGGATTTACGACGCGAGCCACGATCCGGCCCTGAGCCAAAACCGCTTCCTGCCGCCCTTCTCGATCCGCACCATGCTGGCGGAATACGAGGCCCCGGCCCCGGTGTGGAGCAATGGAAAGCTGCGGGAAATTCCCGCCCACGGCAATAGTGAGGAGCTCGAATTCCGAGCTCCGATAGGGAGAGTCTCCGCCGGGGCCGTGATTCACTCGGAAGTTGGGACCTTGCCCGCCTTCTTCAAGGGCAAGGGCCTGAAGAATCTGGCCTTTAAGATCGCTTACCCTCAGAAGCTCAAGCAGCAGCTTGAGCTTCTCTCCGGGCTCGGGCTTTCCTCCAAAGAACCCATACAGGTCAACGCAAGCCGCGTTTCGCCCCAAGACTTCATGACGGCTTTAGCCCAAACAGCATTGCACGGCCCCTCGGCTAACCCGCAGGATTTCGAGATCCTGCGGGTTGCGATGAGCGGCACGCGCAGCGGAAAACCGCTGCGCATCACATGGGACTGCGAGATACGGCCCTCCCGGACCTTGAGCGCCGGGGCGATGGGCGTGGGATTTTCCGCGGCCATAGCGGCGGACCTGATACTGAGGGGAGAGACCTTGCTCCCCTGGGGGGTGGCCGCGCCCGAGGGCACGCTCTCTCCCAAAGGCTTCTTCCGGGAGCTCAAGGCCAGGAAGGTATTCTCGCTGCGCGAGATGATGGAACATCCTTTGACGCTATGA
- a CDS encoding putrescine aminotransferase, with protein sequence MKVSAQDILKETEKTLALVAKPELSEEDKNWVTEATASYYSNHVNPGILEYRKSVSTEYVSVEWADSANGFTDVKGKKYLDLLGGYGIFNVGHRHPTVVEAVSNQLKRQALHSQELLEPFRAILAKLIHDITPGDLQFSFFGNSGAEAIEGAMKLAMLHTGRKSFVAATAAFHGKTLGALSATAKAKFRQPFLPILPDCYHVPYGDADYIESALKGADEVGNDIAGVILEPIQGEGGINVPPDDYFPRVRDLCDRYGALLIVDEVQTGMGRTGKMFCVDHWNVVPDIMCLGKAMGGGVMPIGAFVSNKTIWEQLFPEPWLHSTTFGGNPLACVAAIANIHVLLEEKLPERAEKIGNEMMAKIRALRRRFPKLCIDVRGKGLMIGMEFPTDAVGYEVSKGLFDRGVLVAGTLFSAKTLRIEPPLTLTTQEMGMAVDTIEKVFKEVNARHFETKKNPVRKS encoded by the coding sequence ATGAAAGTTTCAGCCCAAGACATACTGAAGGAGACGGAAAAAACTTTGGCTTTGGTGGCCAAGCCGGAGCTCAGCGAGGAGGACAAAAACTGGGTCACGGAAGCCACGGCCAGCTACTACTCCAATCACGTCAACCCGGGCATCCTTGAGTACCGCAAGTCCGTCTCCACCGAATACGTCTCCGTGGAATGGGCCGACAGCGCCAATGGATTTACGGACGTGAAGGGCAAGAAGTACCTGGACCTCCTGGGAGGCTACGGCATCTTCAACGTGGGACACCGTCACCCCACCGTGGTGGAGGCGGTTTCAAACCAACTCAAGCGCCAGGCCCTGCACTCCCAGGAGCTTCTGGAGCCCTTCCGGGCGATCCTGGCCAAACTCATCCACGACATAACTCCGGGAGACCTCCAATTCAGCTTTTTCGGAAACTCCGGGGCCGAGGCCATCGAGGGCGCCATGAAGCTCGCCATGCTTCACACGGGGCGCAAGTCCTTCGTCGCGGCCACCGCGGCCTTCCACGGCAAGACTTTGGGGGCCCTGTCGGCCACGGCCAAGGCGAAGTTCCGCCAGCCCTTTCTTCCCATCCTTCCCGACTGCTACCACGTGCCCTACGGCGACGCCGACTACATCGAATCGGCGCTTAAAGGGGCCGACGAGGTCGGAAACGACATCGCGGGGGTGATCCTCGAGCCCATCCAGGGAGAGGGCGGCATCAACGTCCCGCCCGACGACTACTTCCCAAGGGTCAGGGACCTCTGCGACCGCTACGGGGCTCTGCTCATCGTAGACGAGGTGCAGACCGGCATGGGCCGCACGGGCAAGATGTTCTGCGTGGACCACTGGAACGTGGTGCCCGACATCATGTGCCTGGGCAAGGCCATGGGCGGCGGGGTGATGCCCATCGGCGCCTTCGTCTCTAACAAGACGATCTGGGAGCAGTTATTCCCGGAGCCCTGGCTGCACTCCACGACCTTCGGCGGCAATCCCTTGGCCTGTGTCGCCGCCATCGCCAACATCCACGTTCTCCTGGAGGAAAAGCTCCCGGAGCGCGCCGAGAAGATCGGCAACGAGATGATGGCCAAAATCCGGGCCCTGCGCCGGCGCTTCCCCAAGCTCTGCATCGACGTGCGCGGCAAGGGCCTCATGATCGGCATGGAATTTCCGACCGATGCCGTCGGCTACGAGGTGTCCAAGGGCCTCTTCGACCGGGGGGTTCTGGTGGCCGGAACCCTGTTCTCGGCCAAGACTTTGCGCATCGAGCCGCCGCTTACCCTCACCACCCAGGAGATGGGCATGGCCGT